In one window of Pseudorasbora parva isolate DD20220531a chromosome 7, ASM2467924v1, whole genome shotgun sequence DNA:
- the rhbg gene encoding ammonium transporter Rh type B, translating into MADSSTNMRLRLPLLCIILEVILIILFGTLVEYNHDTDAKLWNKNKTSTRNDYENEFYYRYPSFQDVHVMIFVGFGFLMTFLQRYGFSSVGFNFLIAAFSLQWATLMQGFFHGMHNGKIHVGVESMINADFCTGAVLISFGAVLGKTSPVQLLVMAIFEVTLFAVNEFILLSILGANDAGGSMTIHTFGAYFGLMVTRVLYRPNLKKSQHRNSSVYHSDLFAMIGTIYLWMFWPSFNSAITNYGDPQHRTAMNTYYSLAACTLATYAFSALVNPEGKLDMVHIQNAALAGGVAVGTAGEMMLTAFGSMIVGFLAGTISVLGYKYLTPVLESKLKIQDTCGIHNLHGMPGVLGAVVGAVTASLASIDVYGDGLQRVFGDVETGKWTPESKGGFQAISLAVTLGMALFGGLITGLILKVPIYGAPPDTHCFEDGLYWELPGEEEGQHELNEVATSNETEKLN; encoded by the exons ATGGCTGATTCATCAACTAACATGAGGCTACGGCTGCCACTTTTATGCATCATCTTGGAGGTCATCCTCATCATCCTCTTTGGAACACTGGTGGAGTATAACCATGACACTGATGCCAAGCTGTGGAATAAAAACAAAACGTCTACTAGAAATGATTACGAGAATGAGTTCTACTATCGTTATCCCA GTTTTCAGGATGTTCATGTGATGATCTTTGTGGGCTTCGGATTCCTGATGACATTTCTGCAACGTTATGGATTCAGCAGTGTCGGATTTAACTTCCTCATCGCAGCCTTTTCCCTACAGTGGGCCACACTCATGCAGGGCTTTTTCCATGGCATGCACAATGGCAAGATCCACGTTGGAGTGGAAAG CATGATAAATGCAGACTTCTGCACTGGGGCTGTGCTGATCTCTTTTGGCGCTGTTTTGGGGAAGACCAGTCCTGTGCAGCTACTTGTTATGGCCATTTTCGAGGTGACATTATTTGCCGTCAATGAATTCATCCTGCTCTCTATCCTTGGG GCCAATGATGCCGGAGGATCCATGACCATTCATACATTTGGTGCATACTTCGGCTTAATGGTGACCCGTGTCCTGTACAGACCAAACCTGAAAAAGAGCCAACATAGAAACTCGTCTGTCTACCACTCTGACCTCTTTGCCATGATTG GTACCATCTATCTGTGGATGTTCTGGCCCAGCTTCAACTCAGCCATTACAAACTACGGGGACCCCCAACACAGAACCGCCATGAACACTTACTACTCTCTGGCCGCCTGCACACTGGCTACATATGCTTTCTCTGCCCTCGTCAACCCAGAAGGAAAATTGGACATG GTGCACATTCAGAATGCCGCGCTGGCTGGTGGTGTTGCTGTGGGAACAGCTGGAGAGATGATGCTGACTGCATTTGGCTCTATGATTGTGGGATTCCTAGCTGGAACTATTTCAGTCCTGGGATACAAATACCTCACG CCGGTTTTGGAGTCGAAACTGAAGATTCAGGACACTTGCGGCATTCATAACCTGCATGGAATGCCAGGAGTTCTGGGAGCTGTGGTGGGTGCTGTCACCGCTTCCCTGGCATCCATAGATGTATATGGAGATGG ATTACAAAGAGTGTTTGGTGATGTTGAAACTGGAAAATGGACCCCTGAATCTAAGGGAGGGTTTCAGGCTATCTCGCTGGCCGTCACACTGGGAATGGCTCTGTTTGGTGGTCTAATTACAG GGTTAATTTTGAAGGTGCCAATCTACGGTGCTCCTCCGGATACTCACTGCTTTGAGGATGGACTCTACTGGGAG TTGCCGGGGGAGGAGGAAGGTCAACATGAGCTTAACGAGGTGGCTACATCAAACGAAACGGAAAAACTCAACTAA